A region of the Pseudomonas sp. A34-9 genome:
AGCTATTCGATTGTCGCTGCCGAAGAGTTCGGCACCATTCACTGCGGCGGCATTCCGATGTCGATCGGCGTGCAGACCGACATGTGCACCCCGGCGCTGGCCCGCTTCGGCTCCGATGAACTGCGCGAAGAGTTCCTGCGTCCGGCGATCACTGGTGAGCAGGTCGGCTGCATCGGCGTCTCTGAAGTCGGCGCCGGCTCCGACGTCGCCGGGCTGAAAACCACCGCGCGCAAGGACGGCGACGACTACGTAATCAACGGCAGCAAGATGTGGATCACCAACTCGCCGAGCGCCGATTTCATCTGCCTGCTGGCCAACACCTCGGACGACAAACCGCACATCAACAAGTCACTGATCATGGTGCCGATGAACACGCCGGGGATCAGCCTCAGTTCGCACCTCGACAAACTCGGCATGCGCAGTTCGGAAACCGCACAGGTGTTTTTCGACAACGTACGTGTGCCCCAGCGCAATCGCGTCGGCCACGAGGGTGCCGGGTTCATGATGCAGATGCTGCAGTTTCAGGAGGAACGCCTGTTCGGCGCCGCGAACATGATCAAGGGCCTGGAATATTGCGTCGACAGCACTATCGAGTACTGCAAGGAGCGCAAGACCTTCGGCAATGCGCTGATCGACAATCAGGTCATCCACTTCCGCCTCGCCGAATTGCAGACCGAAATCGAATGCCTGCGCGCGCTGGTTTATCAGGCGACCGAGCAGTACGTGAAGGGCCAGGACGTTACGCGGCTGGCATCGATGGCCAAGCTCAAGGCCGGGCGCCTCGGCCGCGAAGTCAGCGACAGCTGCCTGCAATATTGGGGCGGCATGG
Encoded here:
- the atuD gene encoding citronellyl-CoA dehydrogenase; its protein translation is MIFTPEHEALRRTVRQFVEHAINPHVDEWEKAGRFPIHEIFSQAGDLGLLGISKPEKFGGMGLDYSYSIVAAEEFGTIHCGGIPMSIGVQTDMCTPALARFGSDELREEFLRPAITGEQVGCIGVSEVGAGSDVAGLKTTARKDGDDYVINGSKMWITNSPSADFICLLANTSDDKPHINKSLIMVPMNTPGISLSSHLDKLGMRSSETAQVFFDNVRVPQRNRVGHEGAGFMMQMLQFQEERLFGAANMIKGLEYCVDSTIEYCKERKTFGNALIDNQVIHFRLAELQTEIECLRALVYQATEQYVKGQDVTRLASMAKLKAGRLGREVSDSCLQYWGGMGFMWDNPVARAYRDVRLVSIGGGADEIMLGIICKLMGTLPGKNK